A genome region from Mycolicibacterium litorale includes the following:
- a CDS encoding LpqN/LpqT family lipoprotein: MTGRRVAAAVALLVLATSGCGAETPDYQSVWSTSSSAPPSSEAPTETPVPIAQYLEGAGVSGRTVAPEKLPDLTVTIPTPPGWQPYPGTQFEPGTRVIAKGDTYPIAMLMVFELTGQFDPAEAIKHGDDDARLSENFKELNASQDNWRGMPSAMVEGTYDLNGQRMQTYNRIVIATGAPPANQRYLVQLTVTSFADEAQKYGKDIEAILAGFTVAPKK; the protein is encoded by the coding sequence GTGACGGGTCGCCGCGTCGCGGCGGCTGTCGCGCTGCTGGTCCTCGCCACGAGTGGGTGCGGCGCGGAAACCCCTGACTATCAATCGGTCTGGAGCACGTCGAGCAGCGCGCCGCCGTCCTCGGAGGCCCCCACCGAGACCCCGGTGCCGATCGCGCAGTACCTCGAGGGCGCGGGCGTCAGCGGCCGCACCGTCGCACCGGAGAAACTGCCCGACCTCACCGTCACGATCCCCACCCCGCCGGGCTGGCAGCCCTACCCCGGCACCCAGTTCGAACCCGGCACCCGCGTCATCGCCAAGGGCGACACCTACCCGATCGCGATGCTGATGGTGTTCGAGCTGACCGGCCAGTTCGACCCCGCCGAGGCGATCAAACACGGCGACGACGACGCCCGGCTCTCGGAGAACTTCAAGGAACTCAACGCCTCCCAGGACAACTGGCGCGGCATGCCGTCGGCCATGGTCGAGGGCACCTACGACCTCAACGGCCAGCGGATGCAGACCTACAACCGCATCGTCATCGCGACCGGCGCACCGCCGGCCAACCAGCGCTACCTCGTCCAGCTGACGGTGACCAGTTTCGCCGACGAGGCGCAGAAGTACGGCAAGGACATCGAGGCCATCCTCGCGGGGTTCACCGTCGCGCCGAAGAAGTAG